The following proteins are co-located in the Piscirickettsia litoralis genome:
- a CDS encoding IS6 family transposase: MTRLTTLSHPPKGHRFSAQVISHVVWLYHRFSLSYRDIEEMMAERGLKVSYESIRRWCKKFARPLSQRLRKKEVRRSDKWHLDEMTIKINGDKYVLWRAVDSEGYELDIFIQKRRNKKSAMRFLKRLLGSNPTPRVIVTDKLLSYNQPIKKCCPNADHRKHKGLNNRVENAHQPTRRREKLLIKMKSTSSAQKMLKLMGVTRHFFAVGVGRYRNPVPIRKEKLNHAFKVGVMLLHRFFVPNVD; encoded by the coding sequence CCCACCCAAAGGTCATCGTTTCTCTGCCCAGGTTATCAGCCATGTCGTTTGGCTCTATCATCGTTTTAGCTTAAGCTATCGTGATATTGAGGAGATGATGGCAGAGCGTGGATTGAAAGTGAGCTATGAAAGCATTAGACGTTGGTGTAAAAAGTTTGCTCGGCCCCTGTCTCAACGACTGCGCAAGAAAGAAGTGAGACGATCTGATAAATGGCACCTAGATGAGATGACCATCAAAATTAATGGTGACAAGTATGTGTTATGGCGTGCCGTAGACAGTGAAGGTTATGAGCTGGATATTTTCATTCAGAAGCGAAGAAATAAAAAGTCAGCGATGCGATTTTTGAAACGACTATTAGGATCAAATCCCACGCCACGTGTGATTGTGACGGATAAATTGCTCAGCTATAATCAGCCGATTAAAAAGTGCTGCCCTAACGCTGATCACCGCAAGCACAAGGGCCTCAATAACCGCGTTGAGAATGCCCATCAACCAACCCGCCGTCGTGAGAAATTATTGATCAAAATGAAGTCAACAAGCTCAGCTCAAAAAATGCTGAAGTTGATGGGAGTCACCCGTCATTTTTTTGCTGTGGGTGTAGGTCGTTATCGCAATCCTGTACCAATCAGGAAAGAAAAGCTAAATCATGCTTTCAAAGTTGGAGTGATGTTACTGCACAGATTCTTTGTGCCTAATGTGGATTAG